In a single window of the Procambarus clarkii isolate CNS0578487 chromosome 51, FALCON_Pclarkii_2.0, whole genome shotgun sequence genome:
- the LOC138351787 gene encoding filaggrin-2-like: MKINEIGSTVPRGKTREHKRWNTRRGNTTDGTQHEETQKMEHKTRKHKRWNTRRGNTKDGTQHEETQEMEHKTREHKRWNTTRGNTKDGTQDEETQEMEHKTREHKRWNTRQGNTRDGTQDKGTQEMEHKTREHKRWNTRRGNTRDGTQDEGTQKMEHNTRKHKRWNTRQGNTKDGTQHEETQEMEHKTREHNRWNTTRGNTRDGTQDEGTQKMEHNTRKHKRWNTRQGNTKDGTQHEETQEMEHKTREHNRWNTTRGNTRDGTQDEGTQKMEHNTRKHKRWNTRQGNTKDGTQHEETQEMEHKTREHNRWNTTRGNTRDGTQDKGTQQMEHKTREHNRWNTRRGNTTDGTQDEGTQKMEHKTRKHKRWNTRRVNTTDGTQDKGTQDEGTQQMEHKTREHNRWNTTRGNTRDGTQDEGTQQMEHKTRKHKRWNTRRGNTTDGTQDKGTQQMEHKTRKHKRWNTRQGNTTDGTQDEETQEMEHKTRKHKRWNTRRGNTRDGTQDEETQEMEHKTRKHNRWNTRRGNTRDGTQDEETQEMEHKTRKHKRWNTRRGNTTDGTQDKGTQQMEHKTRKHKRWNTRQGNTTDGTQDEETQEMEHKTREHNRWNTRRGNTRDGTQDEETQEMEHKTRKHNRWNTRRRNTRDGTQDEGTQKQAKYSKE, from the coding sequence ATGAAGATCAACGAGATCGGCAGCACTGTACCGAGGGGCAAGACGAGGGAACACAAGAGATGGAACACAAGACGAGGGAACACAACAGATGGAACACAACACGAGGAAACACAAAAGATGGAACACAAGACGAGGAAACACAAGAGATGGAACACAAGACGAGGGAACACAAAAGATGGAACACAACACGAGGAAACACAAGAGATGGAACACAAGACAAGGGAACACAAAAGATGGAACACAACACGAGGAAACACAAAAGATGGAACACAAGACGAGGAAACACAAGAGATGGAACACAAGACAAGGGAACACAAGAGATGGAACACAAGACAAGGGAACACAAGAGATGGAACACAAGACAAGGGAACACAAGAGATGGAACACAAGACGAGGGAACACAAGAGATGGAACACAAGACGAGGGAACACAAGAGATGGAACACAAGACGAGGGAACACAAAAGATGGAACACAACACGAGGAAACACAAGAGATGGAACACAAGACAAGGGAACACAAAAGATGGAACACAACACGAGGAAACACAAGAGATGGAACACAAGACAAGGGAACACAACAGATGGAACACAACACGAGGGAACACAAGAGATGGAACACAAGACGAGGGAACACAAAAGATGGAACACAACACGAGGAAACACAAGAGATGGAACACAAGACAAGGGAACACAAAAGATGGAACACAACACGAGGAAACACAAGAGATGGAACACAAGACAAGGGAACACAACAGATGGAACACAACACGAGGAAACACAAGAGATGGAACACAAGACGAGGGAACACAAAAGATGGAACACAACACGAGGAAACACAAGAGATGGAACACAAGACAAGGGAACACAAAAGATGGAACACAACACGAGGAAACACAAGAGATGGAACACAAGACAAGGGAACACAACAGATGGAACACAACACGAGGAAACACAAGAGATGGAACACAAGACAAGGGAACACAACAGATGGAACACAAGACGAGGGAACACAACAGATGGAACACAAGACGAGGGAACACAACAGATGGAACACAAGACGAGGGAACACAAAAGATGGAACACAAGACGAGGAAACACAAGAGATGGAACACAAGACGAGTGAACACAACAGATGGAACACAAGACAAGGGAACACAAGACGAGGGAACACAACAGATGGAACACAAGACGAGGGAACACAACAGATGGAACACAACACGAGGAAACACAAGAGATGGAACACAAGACGAGGGAACACAACAGATGGAACACAAGACGAGGAAACACAAGAGATGGAACACAAGACGAGGGAACACAACAGATGGAACACAAGACAAGGGAACACAACAGATGGAACACAAGACGAGGAAACACAAGAGATGGAACACAAGACAAGGGAACACAACAGATGGAACACAAGACGAGGAAACACAAGAGATGGAACACAAGACGAGGAAACACAAGAGATGGAACACAAGACGAGGAAACACAAGAGATGGAACACAAGACGAGGAAACACAAGAGATGGAACACaagacgaggaaacacaacagatGGAACACAAGACGAGGGAACACAAGAGATGGAACACAAGACGAGGAAACACAAGAGATGGAACACAAGACGAGGAAACACAAGAGATGGAACACAAGACGAGGGAACACAACAGATGGAACACAAGACAAGGGAACACAACAGATGGAACACAAGACGAGGAAACACAAGAGATGGAACACAAGACAAGGGAACACAACAGATGGAACACAAGACGAGGAAACACAAGAGATGGAACACAAGACAAGGGAACACAACAGATGGAACACAAGACGAGGAAACACAAGAGATGGAACACAAGACGAGGAAACACAAGAGATGGAACACaagacgaggaaacacaacagatGGAACACAAGACGAAGGAACACAAGAGATGGAACACAAGACGAAGGAACACAAAAGCAAGCAAAGTATTCTAAAGAATGA